TTCTCCTTATCTTGTAAATTAAACAAAAAATAAAACTCCCGTCCTGAAAAACAGGGACGAGAGATAAATTCCCGCGGTTCCACCCAGATTGGCATAAACCCACTTAAAGCTTTAACGCAGCAAACGCTGTTCCCTATAAGTTAAAAGTAACTTCTTCAAGACAGAACTCATGGGTGGTTTTCAATTAGCCTAGCTAAGAAAGTCTTTCAGCCAAGGACTTTCCTCTCTTATAACCGGTCCTAAAATACTCTTCCCAATCACAGTTTTTATAATACTGACTGCATTATATCATATAAGTATTTTAATGTCTATATTTGTATTTACATAAATAATCCTACAAGTTCTTTACATTTATCACATCCACTACAAAGTATCATTCTATCACCAAAAATATTTATTAAGGTATCAATAGATTCTTTAAAGTTGATATTTTCAAAACCATGGATTACTATTTTTAAAGGTGAGGATGTTATAAGAGCGCTTATTAGTATGTCTTCCCTATGAGACATATTACCACTTGTATCTAATCCAAAATCCTCAAAAAATTCATCTGTAATATCTAAATCATCCTCGTTTGTTATTTGGTATTTGCTATCATCTTTTATAAATATGTTAACAATCTCATATTTACTTTCTTGAATATCCACGAAATATTTTAGAAGTTTTATAAACTCACTATATTCTCTTTCTAAAACATAATCTTCAACTACCTTATCTACAATAACGTTTAACTCTGACATTATGTTTTTAAGTCTAAACCTTACAAAGCCTTCTATATTTATTTCTTGATTATTATCTAAATAGTCTTGAATTTTTTTAATAACTGAGTTTTTACAACTTATACTTGATATAAGTCCTCCAGCTATAAATGTGCCTGATCCCGACATTAGTGAATTACATCTTTTTATTATTTCTGTTTTTTCTTTATTTTCAAGATAATAATAACTATCTTTTACGATTTTCTTAATTATTTTCTCTTCATATTCACTTG
This genomic stretch from Clostridium cylindrosporum DSM 605 harbors:
- the ytxC gene encoding putative sporulation protein YtxC, producing MLLLLSIGYTNTRNDMYYKFTQLCSYLKEKRVDAAIVESAVGQVNYIKCILKDTEENITFFNECKEFFYAYASNIIYEFISSEYEEKIIKKIVKDSYYYLENKEKTEIIKRCNSLMSGSGTFIAGGLISSISCKNSVIKKIQDYLDNNQEINIEGFVRFRLKNIMSELNVIVDKVVEDYVLEREYSEFIKLLKYFVDIQESKYEIVNIFIKDDSKYQITNEDDLDITDEFFEDFGLDTSGNMSHREDILISALITSSPLKIVIHGFENINFKESIDTLINIFGDRMILCSGCDKCKELVGLFM